Proteins encoded together in one Deinococcus hopiensis KR-140 window:
- a CDS encoding DUF4388 domain-containing protein, producing MQGLLSDLPLMGIMELVNTTRQTGVLEVRTEVPYSVAFLNGEIVGGGILDWLGLDAIHASPLLPTEGEFEFRMSSVTGTSLGPYDHFTTDWARASDEWDMICDVIGSPSRVYRGTLPLFDVPEGRSVRAATREAERPLFEVAQTLSEAVRAGQAEPTGKFAWHNLRLRAGTTRSTPSPVAAALDGERNLGDVIASGLPEEDVRAHIVAEIRAGLRFPGTGWVLRDLVWEQKYLSNGGDLDLE from the coding sequence ATGCAAGGACTCCTCTCCGACCTGCCCCTGATGGGGATTATGGAATTGGTGAACACCACCCGTCAGACCGGCGTGCTGGAGGTCCGGACCGAGGTCCCCTACTCGGTGGCCTTTTTGAACGGCGAGATCGTCGGCGGCGGCATTCTGGACTGGCTGGGGCTGGACGCCATCCACGCCAGTCCGCTGCTGCCCACCGAAGGAGAATTTGAGTTCCGCATGAGCAGCGTGACCGGGACCTCGCTGGGGCCGTACGACCACTTCACGACCGACTGGGCGCGCGCCTCGGACGAGTGGGACATGATTTGCGACGTGATCGGCAGCCCCAGCCGGGTCTACCGGGGAACACTCCCCCTGTTCGATGTGCCGGAGGGCCGCAGCGTGCGCGCCGCCACGAGAGAAGCCGAGCGGCCCCTGTTCGAGGTCGCGCAGACGCTGTCCGAGGCTGTGCGGGCGGGCCAGGCGGAGCCGACCGGAAAATTCGCGTGGCACAACCTGCGCCTGCGCGCGGGCACGACCCGGAGCACGCCTTCGCCCGTCGCCGCGGCCCTCGACGGCGAGCGCAACCTCGGTGACGTGATTGCCAGCGGCCTTCCCGAGGAGGACGTGCGGGCCCACATCGTGGCCGAGATCCGGGCCGGACTGCGTTTTCCGGGTACCGGCTGGGTGCTGCGCGACTTGGTATGGGAGCAGAAGTACCTGTCGAACGGCGGGGACCTGGATCTGGAATAA
- a CDS encoding NAD(P)H-hydrate dehydratase, whose translation MTGQVFSPAGLGAIDARLSDAGLLDAAMEEAGRAVAAQVQANFAGRRALLLAGGGANGGDALVAARLLAAWGHEVRVLAAPARHFLTRLNRRRLGAFGVRPLPLSAGAVTRWAREADVLVDGLLGTGFTPPLRETLAGVVEAVNAAGRPVVSIDLPSGLDAARAQVPGAAVRADLTVTLTGWKVALLFGPAAHRAGEVVVAPLTLPQEWRRAEALADCPGDAEVGALLPVRFPDAHKGTAGRVWVIGGHPGTVGAAALAGLGALRAGAGLVTVHSAAEVPLITPELMVRRRADLGTALSEAYGAGAPDAVCLGMGLGPDAAALARQVLGWGRSTVLDADALQPELAGAGHERCVWTPHPGEAGRLLGVKPGEVAADPLAAARALRERFGGVFVLKGGPSVVAHPEGLTVSRGGHPGMASAGMGDTLSGVIAALMGQGMTARDAAVAGVRLHARAGERAGARHGYGLIASDVSAELGGAWRDLAGAFAARGRE comes from the coding sequence GTGACCGGGCAGGTCTTTTCCCCGGCTGGCCTGGGCGCCATCGACGCACGGCTCTCGGACGCCGGGCTGCTCGATGCGGCGATGGAGGAGGCGGGGCGGGCGGTGGCCGCCCAGGTGCAGGCCAACTTTGCGGGGCGGCGCGCGCTGCTGCTGGCGGGGGGCGGCGCAAACGGTGGTGACGCCCTCGTGGCCGCCCGGCTGCTGGCCGCGTGGGGCCACGAAGTTCGGGTGCTGGCCGCGCCGGCGCGGCATTTCCTGACGCGGCTCAACCGCCGGCGGCTGGGGGCGTTCGGCGTGAGGCCGCTGCCCCTGTCGGCGGGGGCGGTGACGCGGTGGGCGCGGGAAGCGGACGTGCTTGTGGACGGGTTGCTGGGCACGGGATTTACCCCTCCCCTGAGGGAGACACTGGCCGGGGTGGTGGAGGCGGTGAACGCGGCGGGGCGGCCCGTGGTGTCGATCGACCTGCCCAGTGGTCTGGACGCAGCGCGGGCGCAGGTGCCGGGGGCAGCGGTGCGGGCGGACCTCACGGTAACGCTGACCGGATGGAAAGTGGCCCTGCTGTTCGGCCCGGCGGCGCACCGGGCGGGCGAGGTGGTGGTCGCGCCGCTCACCTTGCCGCAGGAGTGGCGGCGGGCCGAGGCGCTGGCAGACTGTCCTGGGGACGCGGAGGTCGGGGCGCTGCTCCCGGTGCGCTTCCCTGACGCCCACAAGGGCACGGCCGGGCGCGTGTGGGTGATCGGCGGGCATCCGGGTACGGTAGGGGCGGCGGCGCTCGCGGGGCTGGGAGCGCTGCGGGCAGGAGCGGGACTCGTGACGGTCCACTCGGCGGCAGAGGTGCCGCTGATCACGCCCGAGCTGATGGTGCGGAGGCGTGCGGACCTGGGAACGGCGCTGTCCGAGGCATACGGAGCGGGGGCGCCGGACGCCGTGTGCCTGGGCATGGGCCTGGGACCGGACGCGGCCGCTCTCGCGCGGCAGGTGCTGGGCTGGGGCCGTTCCACCGTGCTGGACGCCGACGCCTTGCAGCCGGAGCTGGCGGGCGCGGGGCACGAACGCTGCGTGTGGACTCCACACCCCGGTGAGGCGGGGCGGCTGCTGGGCGTGAAGCCGGGCGAGGTGGCGGCAGACCCGCTCGCCGCCGCCCGGGCCCTGCGAGAACGCTTCGGCGGAGTCTTCGTCCTGAAGGGCGGACCGAGCGTCGTGGCGCACCCTGAAGGCCTGACCGTCAGCCGGGGCGGGCACCCGGGCATGGCGAGCGCAGGCATGGGCGATACGCTTTCAGGGGTGATCGCCGCGCTGATGGGACAGGGAATGACGGCCAGGGACGCGGCGGTAGCGGGGGTGCGGCTGCACGCGCGGGCGGGCGAACGGGCGGGAGCGCGGCACGGGTATGGGCTGATCGCCAGCGATGTCAGCGCTGAGCTGGGCGGCGCGTGGCGGGATCTGGCCGGTGCCTTTGCCGCCCGGGGCCGGGAATGA
- a CDS encoding tetratricopeptide repeat protein yields MTDPGPATLSTPDAPLRWETFARTGEWRRALATARLSGVRPEVTDVLEDVVNVQDAVRARKLPQAKRVGAGLREALDRAAEVGLTGEAALLRSLLRPGTLEAALAALDGLGRGTGGETEPEALRVRLVPALDHPLTRPEALNLLGVLHALREEAGEARALFGEAVAADAGHYRALTNLGNLELEGGNPAAAEAQYREALRLNPEYDGAHHNLGVALRRQGKVQESVGAIRRAQRLSVRRAQEDSREEMRGRGGGLATNPQLVRWVLIAAGALVLFLLLRSGGGA; encoded by the coding sequence ATGACGGACCCCGGCCCCGCGACCCTCTCGACGCCCGACGCCCCGCTTAGGTGGGAGACCTTCGCCCGCACGGGCGAGTGGCGTCGGGCGCTGGCGACGGCGCGGCTCTCGGGTGTACGGCCCGAGGTAACGGACGTGCTGGAGGACGTGGTGAACGTGCAAGACGCCGTACGGGCACGCAAACTGCCCCAGGCGAAGCGGGTGGGGGCGGGGCTGCGCGAGGCCCTGGACCGGGCAGCGGAAGTGGGGCTGACCGGCGAGGCCGCGCTGCTGCGCTCGCTGCTGCGGCCCGGAACGCTGGAGGCAGCGCTCGCTGCGCTGGACGGTCTGGGGCGCGGCACGGGCGGAGAGACGGAACCGGAGGCGCTGCGCGTCCGTTTGGTCCCCGCGCTGGACCATCCCCTGACCCGGCCCGAGGCGCTGAACCTGTTGGGCGTGTTGCACGCGCTGCGCGAGGAAGCGGGCGAGGCCCGCGCCCTGTTCGGCGAAGCCGTGGCGGCGGACGCGGGGCACTACCGGGCCCTGACGAATCTGGGGAACTTGGAGTTGGAGGGGGGGAACCCAGCGGCGGCCGAGGCGCAGTACCGCGAGGCGCTGCGCCTGAATCCCGAGTACGACGGCGCGCACCACAACCTCGGTGTGGCGCTGCGGCGGCAGGGCAAGGTTCAAGAGTCGGTGGGGGCCATTCGCCGGGCCCAGCGCCTGAGCGTGCGGCGCGCGCAGGAGGACTCGCGCGAGGAGATGCGCGGCCGGGGCGGTGGGCTGGCGACCAATCCCCAGCTCGTGCGCTGGGTGCTGATCGCTGCCGGGGCGCTGGTGCTGTTCCTGCTGCTGCGGAGTGGGGGCGGCGCGTGA